Sequence from the Orcinus orca chromosome 11, mOrcOrc1.1, whole genome shotgun sequence genome:
GCAGGGGCCACAGAGCctggtgaggggagagggagttGGCGGGGAGCCGGGAGGAAGGCTCTGTGAATTGTCTCCGAATCCTGGGGTCCCTGCCTCCTCATCTCCTGGGATGTGCCTCAAGATCTGGGAGCTTGTAGTGGAGCAGGACCTGGGTCCTCTTTCTCCATTAGACAAAGAATGAGGTTACTGGCATGAAATTGGATCTGGGGGCCTCTGTGCCAATCCCTTCCTGTgttcaggaggggagggggcactgaAGGGTTGAGGAGACCTCCCTCtgagccccccccccaccccctctccctcgAGGCTATTCAGAACTGTCCTCAGCCCCTGCGGGGCAGACGGAGCCTGCTGCAGGCACTGACGCAGGTCTCTGGCTGGCCTTGCTCTTAGGCACATGGCGCAGGTGGCACGGGTTATGTCAGTCCCCTTATTGCCCACGAAAGAGGAAACATGGGCACAGGAGTGGCAAGGCCTCCAATTCCCATCTGACCCTGGAtgcttcccctcctcccagagGAGGGTGAGCGGGGCCTGCTCAGATCCTGGGATCGAGGGTCATTCCTGGGGGGAAGGTGCAGCCCCTCGTTTTTCAGTCTGGGGCAACAAGCAacctccttctcctctgcccaGCCGAGTAGCCCAGGGCTGTGCCTGGGCTGGAGTCTGGATAGGACGGGGTGGGGTCATCAAAGGCAGTGGGCCAGACAGAAGGCCTTCCCTCAGCTGTCAGCCTCTGCAGCTGCCTCCACAGCCGCCACCGGGCCTGAGATGGGCGAGGAACAGGGCGcgagggctgggggaaggggcagggcgaGGGTGGTGGTGACAGGGCCTTCTTTAAGGCCGGGACAGCGTCGTATATACTGGCTGCTCCCAGTGTGTGGGGCTGTGGGACTGGGGCCCTGAGGGGCTGGGGTCAGAGATGGCCGTGTAGAGGGGCCGCTGTGAGGGCCCCATGTAGGAGAAGGCCGAGTAGAGGCCAGAGGTCTGGCCTGAATGGCCATAATAGGGTCCTGAGGGCTGATGGTCAGAGTAGTCAAACTGGGGGCGGGAGATGGAGGGGAAGGCGGAGCCATAGTGGGGCAGACTGAGGGAGGTGTAGGCGATCTGCGAGGTGGACGGCTGGTCAGTGTAGTGCGGGGGCCCCTGGGGCCCCGCGGTCTCCGTCTTCACCTGGGCTTTGGCATCCACACCAGGTGGCGAGACCGTGGGCAGAGCCACACCTGGAGGCTTGGAGATCCAGGCAGAGTGTCCACTGGCCACAGCCAGGGCGCTGCCCAGCCCGTAGCCAGCTGCCGAGTAGCTGCCCACATGGCCCGGGTGCCCGTTGGGCGGCAGGTACTGGTCCAACTCAGCCACATCAAAGGTCTCCATGTTGGACATTACCTCGTGGCTGATCTCACCGATGTCCACGTTGCCGAAGTCGATGTGAGGCTTCCCGCCCTCCCCCATGGAGCGCCCATCCCGCTTGGGGTCTGCCTTGCCCGACTGCAGCTCTGTCTTTGGGGTGGTCGGAGGGGTGGGCGGGCCATGGCTCTGGCCTgcaggggagggagacagagagaaaggaagcaggaacCGAGGTCAGAGGCTGCTGGATTCCAATGGTTCACTTTCAGACAAGATGCCTCCAGAGGCTGAGGACTGATCCCCGCGTGGCCCTGCAAGTTTTACACGTTTGGGCAGCCCGAGGTGGCATGTAATTATGTAATGACCTTGGGTTGACCTCCAGTTATTTATGAAGTGCCCCAATCTTAGGAATGAGTCCTGTCTCCTACCAAAATAGGACTCCCGCGTCACCCACCTCCTGCTTCATTCTGCAAAGCCCTTCCCATTGGAAAGTTCTTCCTCACACCAGCTGAAGTCGGCTTCCCTGCCTGCTCCCATTGTTCCTTAACTGTTGAGCCCGATGGGGTCTGGCCTGTGGGTCTGGGCTCGCCTGTTCTCTCTTAAGCACACTCAGCCTCTGCTGGCCGCTCCCTCTGCTGACCTCTCCCGCCCTCATCGCTTTTGCTGGCTTGCCTGGGCCTCCTCCAGCCCTGGGCCCTGAACAGCGATGTGTCACCTCcaaccccctccttcctcccaaggCCACCTCAAGTGCCCCTTATTCAAGGAAACCTTCCCTGTGACCCAGTGCCCCCGACCATGCTTTCAGCTCCCATCACACACCGCGCTGTCCCATTGTTCCTCCAGCTTTCTCCCTGCCTGTTCAGGAGAGCAATGAGATAAGTGACCTGCTCTACCCCGTTCCTTTGTCTGTCCATTTGctcattcacacattcattcagcaaacacttagGGGGCActgctaagtgccaggcactgtgccaggcgtAGGGGatacaaatgtaaatcaaatggGTCCTTGTCTGCACAGCTCCTAGTCTTGGGGGAGATCCAGGGACCCACACATGGCTAGAGGGCAGCATCCGAAGTGCTGTGATGAGGGGATGTGTGAAGGGCTCAGGGGACCAGCGCAGGAAGCTGCTCACCCTGCCCTGGGGACGTGGGGAAGGTCTCACTGAGGAGGAGTAGCTGAGCTGTTGAAGGGGAAGAGAAAGCCCAGGCCTACAGTAATATAGTGAACTGGTTGTTCTGTACAAGGTCCAAGGTCTTCTGGTGTGTCTGTGTCCCTGAATCTCCAAAGGAGTGTGAGGGCGGAATGGCTGGATTGAGGACCCCATCGGAGAGAGAACATGTTCATGGTCTCGGAAACCAGACGCTCCTCGAGGGCAGGCCTGTACCTCCATCAGACCAGAGGCAATGCTGAGTCCTGTGCTGGCCAGAGTGTCTAGActttgagtttgaatcctggctctgccacttactgtgtgaccctgggcagacCCCCTATCTTCTCATCAGTTTCCTTATTAGTAAAACAAAGGTGATAGCAAGCAGCTCAGACATGGcctccttctggaagctttccttgACCAGAGTCTGGTGGGTAGCTGGGTATCTTTGGAGACCGACTGGGTGGACAGGTCGATGCCTCCTCCCTAGAGGTCATGCCCCCTCATGGGCTTTGTGTGCACTTGTTTCATCCTGTACTTAATTCAGTTGTTTTCATCCCTCTAGAGTGGGCTCCTGAGGCCAGGGACCGTGGCTTCTCGTTTGTATGCCTGGTGTCTGCTTCCAGGTCTGGCACAAAGGAGTACTCGGAGCGTGTCTTCTGAAGGCAGAGCTCTGCTCACTGAGACTTGCCAACGTGCCTGACCCCAAGCACGGTGTTCTGTATGCTACGAACACAAGTGAGGCAGCTGTGGTGGAGCAGAGGCCCCGGAGCCAGACCACCTGGGCTTAGACCTCAGCTGTACGGCAAGTTACTCTCAGTTTTCTGTAGagttttctctctgtaaaatgagagtgatTTGCCAGAGCTGAGGTCTGACCCCAGGCAGTGTGACCGCCTCATCACAGTTTAGAGTGATTGGatgtgtgcctggcacacagtaggtactcagttAATGTTAGCTGTTATCATCATTAATGAGAAGGAAACAGGATAGATACCCTGTGTCTGGCTCATCCATGGCACGTGCTCAATGTCACATGCCGTGTCTCCCCCATCAGACTGGGAGGTGGGAAAGAGGCAGTGATCTCCCCTTCATCTGCTCTCCCATTTCTCAAAATCGTCCTGTCCCACTTTTCTTCGGTGTAACTCCCCCACTGGCCTCCATGGCCTCCTTAACTGGTCTCTTCACCCCAAAGCAGTGCCCCTTCTATCAGTCCTGGTCAGAGCCCTCTTGCCCAGCCGCCTCGCCTGACACCTGAGTCCCCACTGAGCTCCCTCTGGGCCCCTGCACCCTAGCTGGGCAACCACCCAGTCGGGCCAGCCCTTCCCAGAGCCTCGGGTCTCAAGCCAGCCAGCCTTTGCCTCTCCCCACCGCCCAGCCTCCCCCAACCCAAGCTCCCAGCTCCGTGCTCACCCGAGGGGTGCTCAGGGTTTCCATCTGACATCGGGGAGCCCTCGCCCGGGTGCCGGTGGTCCAGGTGGGCGCTCTTGTAGTGGGCCTGGATGGCAGCAGCACTGCCCTGCTCGGCCTCCCCGCCTGGGCACTCTGACTCTCCCTGGGCCGCCTTCCCGTTCTTCCGCCTCCGCGGCTGGTACTTGTAATCTGGGTGATCCTTCTTGTGCTGCATCCGGAGCCGCTCGGCCTCCTCAATGAAGGGGCGCTTGTCACTCTCATTCAgcagcctggggtggggtggtTGGGGGAGGCAGCAGAGGGGGAGACATCATAAGTGTCTGCCCTAGAAGAAATGAGGCCCCGGGACGGGGAGCCCAGCGGGCAGGGGGCTGTGCCGTTTGATTTATGGACTGGAGGATGTGAGCCCAAGGCACCACAGCCTCAGAGGGCAGTGATCTCTGCCCCAGATCTCTCGGGGGCTGGAGTGTGAGAGAGGAATCAGCCTGCTGCTCCTGGCAGCCCCTGAGCATGGAGTTAGAATAGAGCTTACAAGAGGCATAGAGCTTCCTTCAgttcaaggaagagaaaatgtttcTCGTCATCAAAGCTGTCTGCAAGTGGAGCTGGCTGCCTCGTTAGGGGGTGAGCTCCCTGGGACTGGAGGTGTGCAAACAGAAGCAGCATGGTGAGGGGGAAGAGTCCAGtgtctgctacttactagctgagtgaccgtgggcaagtcacttctctgagccttagtttcttcacctataaaacgGGGATGATAATACCTACTTCACCAGGTGTGGGATTGGCCAAGATAATGGCTGTGAAGCGCTGTGCATGAGACCTGGGGATGGGGGACTGGCACCTTGAGTAACAGGTGCAATTCTAATGCTGCTTGTGGGGTGGGTGGACAGGAGGACCTGGCGTGGAACCCCTCAACTCTAGAATCTGGATTTTTGTGAATCCCAGTGTGGTGGGGCCTAGGGGGCAGGATGTGAGTGTCCCTTACTATGTAGGAGCCACTGCCTCCTGGGGGAGATCAGATCTCCTTGTCCAGGGGGGTGACAGAGGGTAAAGGAAGCTAGACTCTCTTCTGAGACCCTGGACAGGGGCAGACAGACCTCCTCCCCAGTCCAAGCCCAGCCAATGGAAGGCAGCCCCTGAAGACAGTACCCCTGCCCACTTCAAGCAGGGGTACTCCAGCCTCaggtcagggctggggcagggggagttCAGGGCTTGGCTGCTCAGGGTGAGGAGGGCAGGATGGGGTACCTCAAAGAGGGGCTCAGGGGAAAGAACACACACTCAGACTCCGAGACATAAGGCACTCTGTGGGAGCAGCTCTGTCCTTTGGCCCAAAGGGCCTCTCTCTCCAGctgcccgcccccaccccccacagtgGGCGCCCTCTTCACCCAGTCAGCAGAAGGCTGAGCCCTCCCTGCCCAGGATGGGAGGGGGTGGTCATACCAGGCACCTCCTAGCGGGCAGCGGCATTCCTCTGCAGCTTAGCCTCCCCTGGCTGCCCTCCCCCTAGGCCACCCGGCCCAGCCCTAGTGCAACTTTCACTTTCCAAGGGTCCCTCTAGCTGAGTGATGGGATGGAGACCCCAGACCAAGGCCTCAGGAGTGAGGGAGTGGTATGCAGCCTTTTTCACCCCAGCTgtgcccaccccccaaccccagccagcCTAGGGGAGTAGGTGGGGCAGGCCCAATGGTATGTGTGTGGTGAGGGGAGAAGCTGCATGTGAGGGTGCCTCAGCCAGCTGTGGCCCCGGCACAGAGGCTCCCAGGATGTTTGGGGACACTGCACTCGCTCTTCCACCCCAAACCTTCCCTGTGCCCTCTGTCCAGCTGGCAACCGGATGTGAATCAGCAAGAAAATGGCAGGGGGCATGGAGCCAGGGCACAGGCCAGAAGAGAGGGAAGATTCCAACACTGCATCCCATTGGCACCTCCCATGCTAGTTCCCAGCAGTACCCTAACCTCGATAGAAATCTAgcccgggggcggggtggggggatggcCAGCTTTAGGCCAATGCTAACCTCACCCCCAAACCACCCAGCCGCACCCAGACCTTCAATCTCGGCTCTTTTCAGGCTCTCTCCTGACCCCAGACCCGCCCTGCCCCACCACATAAACCCAATCCCAAACTTCATCTTGACTCCAGCGCCAGCCCTGTCACCACAGCTCTAACTACAAACCTCATGCTCATCTGCACTTCGCTTCATCTCTGGGTCTCCGAGGTCTGGAATAGGGATGGGGAGGGGCTAGGCTGGTTCCCCACCCAAACTGGAACCCCATGTGGGGGGCTTCCACGGTGGGGCACTGGCTGCCACTTCACCTGCTCCTGTCAGGGAAGGGACCTGGGAGTCGGGAGAGGCTCCAGCCTGCTGTAATTATTCTCTCCAGGCAGGCCAACCTGTATACCCCCAGCACCACGTGAACAACATCTAACAGTCCTTTCCCAGGCGGGCACCGAAGGTTAGCGTGACCGTCGGCGCTCCCCCAGCCATTTAGGAGCCAGGACCCGGACGCTGGTGTGTCTGACCCCAACCCCCTTCCAGCACCCCACACAGTCTGTATGCATGTCTTTCTCTTCTCAGGTATAGGGCCCCTGATTTCCAGTTCTGCCTAGATAACCATACCCCTTCCTGACAGCCTGGGAGTCATGAGcctgggccgggggtgggggggatttcAGGAGGAGCCCCTGGAGAGACTGGCCAGCCCAGTGCATATACAGATGTCTCCTGGGGCCCCCACCCAGGCTCTAGGCTCTAGGTAGGGTTAGGTAGCTGTTGGCGTAGCCTTTGATCCTTGCCATTGTCTGGGGTTGGGTCCTGAGTAAGCAGTGCCTGCTTTCCTGATTGCCCCACCCCAGGTTGGCCCCTGGGGGGCACCCTGGGCCCCTGTGCGCACAACTTGAGTGGCGGCCAGGAACAAGTCCTTCTGAGGTAGCCCATGCCTGGGCTAGGGGAACAGGGACAGACAGGGACGTTGGAGGGTCCAATTTTAAATCCTTGGCAATGGCGGGGGGAGAAGCAGGGTGTCCATCCTTGCTTTGATGCCCTCACTGTGGTCTGCTCGTGGTCCCAGGGCCTGTTTTGTCTGCCTGTCTCCCTCCTGGTTGTCCGTCTCTCACTTGCTCTTCTCTGTCCCATGGCACCAAGGGTACTGGCCTGGCTGAGCCCTGCCACAGTGCGGATGGACCTTGGGCAGAGGAGCTAGCTTTGACCTCTGCTCCTGGGCAGGGTTAGACCCTCTGAGTCCATGCAGCAGGTTGGCCACTGAGCCCAGCGCCTGCTGGGGTGAGCAGAGCACTGAGAGCGGGACGGGAAGGAGCACCAGGCCTTTAGCAGACACATGGCCAAGGACGGGGCCAGGGGGCTGGATGGGAATTCCTCTAGGTCTCTTGGGGGCCCTCCCGCGCCTTCCACCACCTTAAGCCTTTGGCCTTCTAGGCCAATCTGCACTGTGCTGGGGCCGGCAGGGGGAGGGCAGCGGCAGGAGGGTGGCAGGCCCCTCTGACAAAGCCCAAACTTTCTGCAGCTCAGAGGCTCCTCGCTCCTGCTCTCCTCTGCCctcaccctccccacctcctgacCATGTCTTAGAGTGCAGGCGTGACCCACTTCTGTCACCAAGGATGGTGTGTGGGAAGACCACTGGACGAAGAGCCAGGAGACCTCGGTtctggccctggctctgccccgAGCTGT
This genomic interval carries:
- the SOX10 gene encoding transcription factor SOX-10, whose amino-acid sequence is MAEEQDLSEVELSPVGSEEPRCLSPGSAPSLGPDGGGGGGGSGLRASPGPGELGKVKKEQQDGEADDDKFPVCIREAVSQVLSGYDWTLVPMPVRVNGASKSKPHVKRPMNAFMVWAQAARRKLADQYPHLHNAELSKTLGKLWRLLNESDKRPFIEEAERLRMQHKKDHPDYKYQPRRRKNGKAAQGESECPGGEAEQGSAAAIQAHYKSAHLDHRHPGEGSPMSDGNPEHPSGQSHGPPTPPTTPKTELQSGKADPKRDGRSMGEGGKPHIDFGNVDIGEISHEVMSNMETFDVAELDQYLPPNGHPGHVGSYSAAGYGLGSALAVASGHSAWISKPPGVALPTVSPPGVDAKAQVKTETAGPQGPPHYTDQPSTSQIAYTSLSLPHYGSAFPSISRPQFDYSDHQPSGPYYGHSGQTSGLYSAFSYMGPSQRPLYTAISDPSPSGPQSHSPTHWEQPVYTTLSRP